From the genome of Dermochelys coriacea isolate rDerCor1 chromosome 1, rDerCor1.pri.v4, whole genome shotgun sequence:
TTCACCACTACTTCCATGGTTACCTGGCTGGCTTCACCATGCGCCCCGGCAGCCTGGAGAGCCGGGAGGTGATTGAGTGCCTCTATGCCTGTCGTGAGGGGCTTGACTACAGTGACTTTGACAGCCTTGGCAAAGGGATGAAGGTATGTCCCCTCCCCAGCTCGCATGAacctcccccactctccccttCAGCCCTGTCTCCTGCCGCACCCCAGGAATCTCCCTGTACTCCTCTTCTGCATCTCTTAGTCCAGAATCAAAGCATCCACAAGGGACTCTTCAGTCcattctctcctttccccctgcaTAGGTTCATGTTAATCCCTCCCAGTCCCTGCTCACACTGGAGGGTGATGATGTGGAAACCTTCAACCACGCAATCCAGCACGTGGTTTACATGAACTCGCTGCGCTTTGCCACGCCTGGAGTCCGGCCGCTCAAGCTCACAACCACTGTCAAGTGAGTGCAGGAACTCCAGGTGGAACCTCTCCCCCAGGCAAATTGGAGGGAATCTGTTGGAGTGTTATCCTACAATGTATCCCTTTATAGCTCATAGCAAGTAGCACTTCATGCTAAGCTCACCAATCAGACAGGACTCTATTATTAAAATTCACTACCCTTTGTTGCCTTTTAATTCGGGGTTGATAATCTCAAAATGTACAAGAATAAACctaaaaaaaaagtaggaaagtTTGTGCCAGTATATTTTGGGAGTATAAATATAATATGGATACAGAGCCATCACCAATGGCACTTGTGCACTGGCATCTGGTCAGACACCCCATTCGCTCATGTTGGCTTTCGCTCTACCTATGGGTTGGAGCTTGTGGTGATGATGACATCACAGTACCATCTCTAAATGCAATGGTGCAATTCCCAGAATACCACTCTGCAGAGCACAGAAGGTTGTAAAGAAGCACTTATAAGCTGGCAGTCACAAGGTGGTCTGCCCCTTGCCAACAGTACCGGAAAGGCAAGTTATCCCCTCCAGGATGAGGCTGGCAGACATTGGTGTGTAGGTACTAACACTCTGTCCCCTTCCTCTGTCAGGTGCTTCAGTGAAGAGTCATGTGTCTCCATCCCTGATGTGGAAGGCTATGTGGTGGTGCTGCAACCTGATGCCCCCCAGATCCTGCTGAGTGGTAATGCTCACTTTGCTCATCCTGCATCAGACTTTGAGAACCCTGATGGggtccccctgttccctgacctcCAGGTCACCTGCTCCATCTCTCACCAGGTGAAGACCAAGAAGGATGAGAGCTGGCATGGCACAGGTGAGCGGGGCCCATGGAAAAGGGGCTTACtcacaaacaggaaatgagaacACAAAATAGGGAGTATTGTTACCTAGAAATTGGAAATGATGTCACTAGAACAAAAAATGACGTCTCTTAGTTACAGGAAGTGGTGTCACTACCAAcacagaaacagaaaataattttgcttaGAAATAGGAAAGTGTCACTAGAAAAACTTAAGTGGGAAGTGATGTACTTAGAAATCGGATGTGGTGTCACTCGAAACAGTTATCTATATTCCCAGAAcctgtctctttcttttctttccctgtgtTCAGCTCTACCCCACCCAGTTTCCTGCTTATTATACTAACTCCGTGCTCCTCTCCCAGTCTCCATCTGCTCCCACTTTACCTCCCTTTCCAGAATCCATCACCTTACACTTTAACTCTGCCACCCCCTATTGCCCTGAGCtctcctcagtcttctcctccttctctttagcctctctcctgctccccacatGTCCCTGTCACCCTTAATCTCCTCTAACACCACACATTCCCCTGAATCCCCCCATCTCCTACACCACCCCATGTTATCTTGCTTCTCAGCCTCTTCCTGCATCCCTTCAGGTTTCCTTCCTGCACTCCCCAGTCTCCTACCACATTCCTGCTGCCCACATTTCCTACATTGCTCTTAGCATCCTGTCCAACCTCCCTAGAGCTATAGCCATCTTCCCTGAGGGCAGCCTGGCTTCAGTTCCATTTAAAAGAATGGGGATTAGTGGCCACTTTACTAGGGCAGCCTCACTCCCCCATGCAATTATGGCTGTCTTGACTGAGGATAAGTTGGCTTTAGCCCCATTGAAAGTAATGagagatggtggccattttgaataagggaaTATTTAAAAGAGTTATGCCAGCATTTTTAAGATCATTGTgtggaatcttttttttaaagtctcatgtATCTGAGCTGGTAACACTGCAGTATCAACAGAACCATTCCAGGCAAGATATGCTGTCACCAAAAATCCCCAAAGTGTCTCATTCTTAGAACATGAAGTGATTGTTTTAGCAAGCAGAAGCAATGTCATTAGAAGCAAGAAGTGGCAACCACACCAGCAAACAACATGACAGACAGGAAGATACCACTCATAGTGAGAACTGCCACCAGAAAGCGACATAATTAGCATGATGGCATAGTGCAGCACAGATGTGATGCAGACAAGGTCTCTTATTAAGTGGGTATCATGAGCTCTGTCCATTTTGAGcactggttttgctttttttgatCTCTTGATTCCTGTCTCTATACCTCTTAGTGACAGACACGCGAATGTCAGATGAGATTGTCCACAACCTGGATGGCTGCGAGATCTCCCTGGTGGGAGATGACCTGGACCCGGAGAGGGAATACCTGATCCTGAATGGAGCATCCCTGCAGCAGCGGGGCCTGGAACTCATCAACACCTCTGCCTACTTCACCATCACAGGTAGACTCTCCCCCAGACAggtcttcctgtttcctgtctccTCCACTTCCTGCCAGTCACAGCCAGGAGAATTGCTTGCCAGATGTTAGAGATGGAGAAGCTTCATCACACTGACTGAGACCAGGGGAGGATTTGTCCTGTCCATCCATTCCCTGGACTCTTGGTTCTTAGTGTCCTGAGTGATAGGGCTCTAGGTCTGGAAAGGGAGGCGTTACCCCAGGCTCACAGTGCTACGGTACGGGATCCGAGTTCCTTTCCTTTGATTCAGTTGCACTCTGTTCCCTTCCCCTTGTGGTCTGCACTTCTCCATTCCAGAAGTGTTTTCCATGCTGCCTCTGGGTGGCAGTGGATCCCACTGGTTGTGTGCAGATGCATTtcctgggggggcggggttggAATCCAACATGTGTGACTGTGGCTGCTGGACCCTGCCTTACCTTCCCTAGACATTAATGACAGTTACTGGGGATTTCCTGGGCCCTTTGAGGTTGCAGACACCTCAAGGGAGCCACACCTAGCTCCGCTCCCTTTTAGGTACGAGCCTGGTTTGTCCTTCCCGCACAACTTTTCTTTAGACTCAACAGTGTTATGTCAGGTGGACCTTGATCATTTGGAAATGAAAGCTCCCTTACCCCACACcttaatctgtctctctctccccctggccCCAGGCGTGGAGAGCATTGCGGCATATGAGGAGATCCTCCGCCAGGTCTCATACCGCATCAGACATGGCACTGCCCTCTATGAGAGGAaattctgcctttcctgcaccgaGATGAACGGACGCTACTCCAGCAACGAGTTTATTGTTGAGGTACAAGGCCATCAATGACTGTGTACGTGTGAAGCCCCGATCTCATTAAATCCAGAGACTgaatctcttcctcttccacaGGTGAACGTCCTCCACAATATGAACCGGGCTGCTCATCCTAACCACATCCTCAATTCCCAGCAATTCATGCATCAAGGTCACCATCTACCAGAACTATCTGGGCACAGCCTGGCCAATGTCCATCACAACTCCAGTATGCAACCCTGATGACTTGGTGACAGCCTACATGCAGAATTACCCCGGGGGCAGATTTGTGTAGAAACCTACAGTGACTCCCTACTGGCATTTCAGGACTGACCCCAGTACTAGGCAGCACTATGCTGCAAGGAATGGTGTGATTGACTAAGCAGAGGGTGCTCTTCCCCCAGAGTCAGGgctggctctggtgtggggctagGGAAGAGGTGATATTCAGATGAAATTTAAATCTGAAGCAACAGCTTCTCATGGTCACTGCAGATCTCCTCTCACTATTTCCCTGAGTCAGGTTATAAACCCTGGGCTCCTGGCAAAACCCAATAAGACTGGGTGATTCCTTTCTGTCTCTATATCCTCCCATCTTAGTTTTAATCACCTAAAAGATTCTTCTTGGCTTTCTGTCATATACTGTCATTCATCAACTCCCAGAACTCagtccagaggtggctgcattttaatgCTTGGAGTAGTGGTTCATGAGGTTGGTTGATGTGCTTAATAGTCCTTTTGAGATCCTCCTCCAGAAAGGGCTAAGAAGAGTAGAGTGGCTGGCATTGCTTCATTTTACATTTCTCATAGAAACTCTGCACAGGGCTGATTAATGCAATTCCAGAGATGCCtcagcagcagagagaaatttAAAAAGCAGAGTCCAGGTTGAAGCTGATCTAAGAGGAGAACTGGGATTAGAAGGCAATGAACAAGGCAGATACAGGGAAGCAGCTCCGGACAGCAAGGAGGCTGCTGCAAAGGAAGTGGTGACTCTTGCTGCCAAAGGTGATGGAGAAGAGCAGGGAAGAGAGCAGTGGCCAGATTCATTGGTTCACCCTGCTGCTTTGTGCCACTTTGCCAACACAAAGGAGCCGTAGAGCCAGTTTAACTGAATGCAGGAGGAGaacgtgcgtgcgtgcgtgtgtgtgtgtacgcgtgTGCGCGCGCGCGGTGGGGGTGTTTCCTGGCTTCTAGAAATCTGCTGCTTGCAagatgggggggggcagctggtACAAGTGGAAGCAGGCCACTACAGGCATGACCTGAGGCAGCTTAgtgccccctttgcccctcccttcctctgctgCACTCACAGCAGTGCAGCCAGCCTGGAGAAGCTGCCCCAAAGCGTGCAATACTGACTGGAGCTACTCCATGGAGGGTCCAAGCAAAGGAGGCAGCTAGGGCTAGAGGGCAGGCAAGTGAAGGCTGGGCTGGGCCACTCAGGAAGTCAAATCTAGGAGGGCAGGAGGAGTACTGACAGTTTATGAAGGCAGTGAGTGAGGCTGGGACATGCTTGGCATGTGGGGCTGCAGCGCACATGAAGCTGGGCCCGTGGCCAAGCAAGGAGCAGAGGCAGATTCCTGCAGCTGGGGTTGCCCTAGAGCAATACCCAAGTATCCCTGGCCTCTCACAGGTTAAAGGCGAGACAGTGTGGGAACCTTTGTTTGGTCAGATGTTTgtaacctccttatccctccccCTCCAGTGGTCCCCAGTGCAGCCACCATCATCATCGTGGTGTGTGTGGGCTTCTTGGCACTCATGGTCATCCTCGGCATCCTGCGTATCCACTCCCTGCACCGCCAGGGGGCTGGGCACGAGgctgcaggggctgctgggggaggccatgcaggagccagcagcaaggggaGTGACATGTTCTGGGATGACTCGGCCCTCACCATCATCGTCAACCCCATGGAGGTGAGATGGGATGAGGAAGGTGGGGTTGGTTTCTGGTTGGCAATTGATGCTCTAAGCCAGAGGcaggcaaacgttttggcctgagggctgcattgggtttggaaaattgtatggagggctggttaggggaggggagcgtggcctggccccctccatcccccccagtCCCCTATCCCATCCAACCCTGATGACCctcccacaggactcctgccccatccaaccaccccttctccctgtcccctgactgcccccagaacccgtCACGCCTgcccccctatccaaccccccccagaCCTCTGACCACTCCCCTaaactctcctgccctctatccaacccgccctgctccctgcccccttaccgtgcagcacagagcaccaggtcaggccaggctctgcagctgtgctgccccaggagcttgcagcccccaCCCGGAGCATTGCACCAGCAGCGCAGTGAattgaggctgtgggggaggaggcccGGGGGTGAGCCTCGCAggccaggggccaggcaggagggtcccgcaggctgtagtttgcccacctctactcTAAGCCCTCTACTTACCCCCATGCCCCTTCTTCCCAGTCATACCAGAGCTGCCAGGAGAGGCCAGCAGCAAGTGGGGAGACACGAGCTGTAgaggaagtggaggaggaggatgacgaCAGCAGCGACTCAGACACACCGGACACCCCAGGCAATGATGACGGAGATGACCAGCGCATTGTGGGCAAAAGAGATGGCCCCTGCTGCTACTAGGAGCCttgtgctgtgggaggagggaagcaagAATGCTAAACAGagatccccaccaccaccacccagcctGAGGGGGTCACTgccctcttcccctttttctctctctccttgtgtaTACAAATACACATTTCCCCCAATCCCTCTAATTTCTCTTGCCCATTTCCTCTTCCTCTGACATTTTCACTAGGGGGAGGGTACTTTCTACTCTTAACCCCTCTCCTTCTCCATAGCACCCCAGGAACACAGGCTGGGCCATGGGCTCCTTGCCCATACTCCCTCACATTAGGTCCCTCTCCTGAGGATGGGATAGTATAGGGACCCATGTGAAGGGAGTGGAGCATTTAGGAGCAGCAGGGAAGAAGAAAACACCCACCAGCAAGGGTTGGGCAAGCGTGGTCAGCTGCAGGCccccacatatatatatatattgtatattttttCAATGTTGTCATTTGAGGTTTATTCTTGtttgatgcaaaaaaaaaaaaacaaaaacaaaaacccacaaaccTGCAGCTTGTGTCGCTTTGTAAAATCGTCAATAAGCCTAAACAAGTGAAGGAAGGAGGGAACGAggtggattttaaaataaaaggatttaaaaaaaaaaaacagactcaaGGCTTCTGGGATTCTTCATTCTGAAAGGCAGAGGCTGGAGTGGATGCTTGAAGGGCAGCAGTTAGCCCTATAGGCCCTCTTGCCTGGCAAAATGGCATCATTTTCCAACCTGTTACCTCCACTTAGGTAACTGAAAACCATAAGCATTTTGTCCACAGCAGGGCCTTAGTTTTAGACAGTCTGGTTCCCCTGCAGTGGGTTCAAGGAGGTTGGGGGATTAGTCCCTCAGATACAGACAGACTAAACTGAAAACATCAAAGTGTATTAACAAATCCCTCAACTTCAACGCTCGCATCCACCCTCTAAATGACATTCACAGGCACAAAACAGTACGTTTCACACACCAGGAATCCAGCTTGGTTTTTATATCTACTGTTCCTCATCTCACAGTACCTCCAGTAGAGGAAGACAGAACTGGGCCCTTGCACGTGCCTTCCCTGCAGAGAACACACTTGAGAGAGGAATAGATGGGGCCTACACTAACACAAGCTGCCCAGGCCAGAAATCCCCCTGCCAGGATGCATCCTGCTTCTCTTGATACATGGGGTTGAGTTCTAACCCACTACCCTGGCCTCTCTTAAGGAGGGGAAAAAGGCAGAGTTAATTGCTCAGCTGTATGATTCTTTCCACAGGTGACTGCTCCCCTAAGGAGATGATGTCAGATACCTGCTAAGTACCATGCACTAGGATGTCTATCAGTCAGGTTTAGAGAATCCTTTGGAAGAAGACAGGGTAGAGGCTAGGACTCTGTATAGAGACCCTGACTACGTGTAGAATCCCAGGGAGTAGCTGAAGGAGTAGCAAAATCTGTTTGCTGCATGAGTTTCTTCAGATTTGTTTACTCTCCCTATCCACTGACTACATGTCCAGCTACGCCCATAGGCCAGGCCCAAGAAGAGTAGAGCTCCTGGGGCTAACTATACATTTACTTTTAGTGATGGGGATGGCCAGCTAGGGAATATATAAAAATTTATTTatccttctttctcttcctccactGCACTCCATGCTCTTGGGCTTTGCACTAGGAGCCCCCACTGAACATATTCTAGCTGGTTTACTGCCACCTCAGAGCATCAGACCAGTTACACTTTCTGGAGGTTGATGGTAGAGGCCACGCACCATCCAGAACCACCACTCTGGCCTGAGAACTCTGCATCCTGTCAGCAGACAGactgccacacacaagttcatcACCACGCCGGCCTCCTGCTACAGAGTGAGCAGCACTACCTTGTGGAACAGGAAAAACATGTCAGGTTGCAAGACCTTGGCTCTCCCGTGCACAGCTAGCAGCCTTAACAAGGGGCTGGTGCATTTGTGCAGGGTCACAGTTTGATGGCCAAGTGGATGATCAGTTCATAGGTAGCCATCATGATAGCTGTGTTGGGGATCTGGCGCATCATCTGGGCCGGGAGTCCTCGGTACAGAGCCAGGGGTCCCTCTTCTTGGGCCACCAGCCGCAGGGTCTGCACAAAGGAGCGATAACGGGATCCTTCTTCCCGCAGCCGTGTCCGGACAACCTCTGGGAAAACAAAGGGATGGGACTTTAGCAGAGTCATGCTCCAGGCcaggcctctcccagcaggagggtggtggaggggaggatGGAGCAGCTCACCGTGTGGGTATGCAATACATGAGGCACATGTCTTGGAGATGGCAGCAGCTGCCATGAGTCCAAAGAAATCATGGCTGTTAGGTGCAAGTGCAAAGGCTGTTGGGAGGAATGGCTGCTGCTCCCGCAGCTGTTGTTTCAGCGCCTCATAGATGACAAAATGGATGACTGTCTCTGAGACTCCAGCGTAGGAGGCACTGATTCCACGGTAAAATCCACGCAGGCCCTCAGTGCGGTACACTCGTACGGCACACTGGAGGGCATTACTGTGCTTCTCCCCCCTTGCCCTGCAGAGACCAAGAGGGGGATTAGAATCACCcatacacagctctgccactgcccctcaaTACTGGTCAACagcacaccccccacccctgccaaaaCATATACCCCTTGTTATTTCTGGCCTGGGTACCTCACAGCTGTGTTTGGAAGCTCATTAATAACTGCTTCTTTTCCAGTGTCCTGAAAGCACACATTCTGTCAGTGggtcaccccctgccccatgcagtCTGTGTGCACGCACGTGCGTGCACTCCCTTCCTTACCTGGCTTCCAGCTGCATCCTGGTTTTCACCAGCCAGATGGGATTGGTAAGCGTGGAGGAGGTGACCCCTAGAGAGCAGAAGGTCAGAGGTCATGACAGGTACCAAAGTGGTGCTACAACAGTGCACAGTTTGTGGGGAGTTATTGGTGGGTTAGCTCTTTGAATGCTAGTTAATCTGCAGTGGTGTACCAGTTTGGGCATAGTTTGGGGGTCCCCTGTAAGTGCTCTGCTGGGAGTGAAGAGTTCTAAGGCGAAGCCTGTTTCACTCTGCTTCCCCTTACTGGGAGCCACCCCTCCTGTGCAcacatctgtatttggcactggtgcaaccacagcCGGAATACTGTGTCCTGGTCTGCTGTCCATAATTCAAGGAGGTTGATACATTGGAGCgtgctcagagaagagccaggagaacaattaaaggattagaaaacctgtttTACAGTGGgtgattcaaggagctcaatctgatAATCTTAACAAAGGGTAGGTTGAGGGGTGACTTCATCACAatttataagtatctacatggggaacaaatatttaataatatttaaatattatttaattataataGTTGGGCTCCtcagtctggcagagaaaggtcCAATGGCTAtaaaattgaagctagacaaattcagatggcaAGGAAGGCATAACAaccatgagggtaattaaccattgcaacaatttaGCAGAGGTcctggtgaattctccatcactgaccatttttaaatcaagatgggatgtttttctaaaatatgtgttctaggaattatttttgggacattctggcctgtgttatgcaggaagtcagatgatatgatcacaatggtctcttccggccttgaaatctatgaatctcattGGTTTCATTATAgcctcatttcccccacccctggtgCCTGGAACCAGAAAGAAGGAGGCTGAACCTGGAAGGAGAGGCAGGAAACAATGAGACTTGCTGAGGATGGAGGGTCCCATTAGAGCAAAGGTCGGCAACATTTTAGAAGTGGTGtactgagtcttcatttattcactttaatttaaggtttcgcgtgccaataatacattttaatgttttttagaaggtctctctctctaagtctatatattatataactaaaactGTTGTCATacgtaaacaaggttttcaaaatgtttaagaagcttcatttaaaattaaattaaaacgctGATCTTACACcgtcggcagcgggctgagcaaggggccagcagccagaaccccagaccggcagtgggctgagcagctcagcccgctggcagtctggggttccgtccaccggctcctgccagccagggtcccggctgctggcccccctcagccggtctggggtcccagccctgtccacatagagtaggtacctaccttctccctagttctagccattctcttcctctctctgcactgagatgagggtgggagtgcactgagaacagggctaggggtgaaggagcaggttggggtgcagggtctggccaggagctagaatgaaggagggggctcagggttggggcaggaggtttgggtgtgaaGCGCTTACCTGAGCAGCTCCCATTtcgtgcaaggggtgcaggtaggggtgtggggggtgtgtgtgtgcaggagctcccgtttggtgctcagggtgggggtggggatgtggggggtgcaagagtcagggcatggggggctgggtatgtatTGGGGATgccggagtcagggctggggttgtgggggggtttAGAGGTTGTGgactggggtcatgggggtgctcccagtcccctgccctgagcagctcacggcagggggctggagggaataTGCTGATgctacccccttccccaaggtccctgtAGCAAGGGCAGTTAGCTGAtcggctgcagggagggagaggaggaggggcaggaacccagcacgctgggggaagagacagggagagggggaagcttgcctgccctgcaaggaaaGAGCGGtgggcggggggtggagaagagcgggccaggcagggtaggatttttaatggcaggctgctgtctgctggggtaggcagacagcagcatgccattaaaaccTGGCACGCGTgtcataggttgctgacccctgcattAGAGAAAGAGAAGACAACAGGAGCAGGAAAGACAGTGGGACTGCTCAGATTATGTGTGTTGGTTAAGTTACCTGGGTCCCCTGTAGGGAATCCTGTTTGCCAAGGCAATCAAAGAGCTAATGTAgcgatactcagactgaggcttgtgaGCCGCAGTGGCTCTGTATTGTCTCCTGAAGCTCTCTGCAGTGCAGGAtatttaaaacactgatttaattattaaccaatcaggatgcttttactaggttattaaccaattgtagttgataaaataatactgggtcagtcattttgctgtgagaattatatcttaaaaaaaactaaatatttcccatcatactgtttaaacATGAATCTACagcactatagtaaatgaaatgaTGAAGTGGCTTTTTTGGGTAAgctgatcgctaatttggctcctgaaccccACTGAGGTTTGAGTATCACTGGGCTAAGGCCTAGATCATTGACACTGAGAAGCAACATCAGGTGAATTAAGAGATATTGTTTCTgttgtttcatagtagcagccgtgttagtttgtattcgcaaaaagaaaaggagtacttgtggcaccttagagactaacacatttattagagcataagctttcgtgagctgaagtgagctgtagctcacgaaagcttatgctctaataaatttgttagtctctaaggtgccacaagtactccttttctgtttctgttgtgttTCATTGACCTGGGAAGCTGCTGCAGCAGGATGGGGTGGGCTTCGGAAGGGCTAACAAAGAAATGAGGTGATTATGTGAATGAGAATGGC
Proteins encoded in this window:
- the LOC119851777 gene encoding solute carrier family 25 member 33-like isoform X3 is translated as MNSSGCGGTAGAILTCPLEVVKTRLQSSSLALRPLCLPEVQLQGLNGEFVRPASPSPGVLQLMRAILEKEGIRSLFRGLGPNLVGVAPSRAIYFAAYAGAKEKLNIVFRPESKKVHVLSAVCAGVTSSTLTNPIWLVKTRMQLEARARGEKHSNALQCAVRVYRTEGLRGFYRGISASYAGVSETVIHFVIYEALKQQLREQQPFLPTAFALAPNSHDFFGLMAAAAISKTCASCIAYPHEVVRTRLREEGSRYRSFVQTLRLVAQEEGPLALYRGLPAQMMRQIPNTAIMMATYELIIHLAIKL
- the LOC119851777 gene encoding solute carrier family 25 member 33-like isoform X2 gives rise to the protein MPYRSTLLHLLAGGCGGTAGAILTCPLEVVKTRLQSSSLALRPLCLPEVQLQGLNGEFVRPASPSPGVLQLMRAILEKEGIRSLFRGLGPNLVGVAPSRAIYFAAYAGAKEKLNIVFRPESKKVHVLSAVCAGVTSSTLTNPIWLVKTRMQLEARARGEKHSNALQCAVRVYRTEGLRGFYRGISASYAGVSETVIHFVIYEALKQQLREQQPFLPTAFALAPNSHDFFGLMAAAAISKTCASCIAYPHEVVRTRLREEGSRYRSFVQTLRLVAQEEGPLALYRGLPAQMMRQIPNTAIMMATYELIIHLAIKL
- the LOC119851777 gene encoding solute carrier family 25 member 33-like isoform X1, translated to MPYRSTLLHLLAGGCGGTAGAILTCPLEVVKTRLQSSSLALRPLCLPEVQLQGLNGEFVRPASPSPGVLQLMRAILEKEGIRSLFRGLGPNLVGVAPSRAIYFAAYAGAKEKLNIVFRPESKKVHVLSAVCAGVTSSTLTNPIWLVKTRMQLEARARGEKHSNALQCAVRVYRTEGLRGFYRGISASYAGVSETVIHFVIYEALKQQLREQQPFLPTAFALAPNSHDFFGLMAAAAISKTCASCIAYPHGELLHPPLHHPPAGRGLAWSMTLLKSHPFVFPEVVRTRLREEGSRYRSFVQTLRLVAQEEGPLALYRGLPAQMMRQIPNTAIMMATYELIIHLAIKL